The genome window AGCGGGACCCCACGGCGACGCAGAAAGTTTTGAATACCGCTTTGGCGATGCCCGAGGCCGCGATTGGATTCGGAATCTGAGTAGCTGTACGGCCCTCGATCGCCTCCGGCGTAAATTATTGTTGGCAAAAGTGTAGAAAAAATCCCACGATTTGTCAATTGTCAACAGTCAGAGGTAAGCTTAAGCTTTATTTAACAATCTATACTCCGATATAATTCGGCAATTTTCCTTTTCCCTCTTGATTATCTGTAAAGATTCGTTATGATAATAAGATAGGACTGATTGGCCAATATACTGACTCTCTGCATTGCTCAAAACAACCAGCAAGCGAGAAAGCAAGTTTGACCTTTGGTTTCAAAGTCGTGCTTGCTTATTTTCAGATATTTAGCCGTCGGTTTAGCAATCTAGACTATAAAAAAGGAGCTATCCGTTCAATGGAAAACATTGAAAAGGTGCTGGAAGAAATTAAAGAATGGGTTCGCAAGCTGATAGAAGGACTGCTGAGTCCAGAACCAGAACCGGAACTCGAACCGATTCGTATTCCTGTCAACCAACCGAGGAATCGCAGGTAGTCGGGACTGAATTAAAAGTTTGAGGTTTAAGGTTTGACGTTTGAGGTGGCAGACTGGTTCTAAATCCCATGTCAAAACACTCATAATTTTTGTGGCGCTGGAAATTTTAAAATTGTTAAATATCCTGGTACTTCACGGCCCTAATCTAAATCTATTGGGTCAGCGAGAACCTGGAGTTTATGGTTCTGCGACTTTAAATGATATCAACAAGTTGCTAGAACGAGAAGCGCAAGCCCTCCAGGTGCAAGTCTCAATTCAGCAGTCGAATCATGAAGGGGTGTTGGTGGATGCAATTCACTCGATGTTAGGCCAGCACCAAGGCTTATTGATTAATGCTGGAGCTTATACTCATACGAGTGTGGCAATTAGAGACGCGATCGCCGCGGTGAATATCCCTGCGGTAGAAGTTCATCTGAGCAATATTTACCGGCGGGAAGCTTTTCGGCACCACTCGTTTATCGCAGCGGTGGCGATCGGCCAAATCAGCGGTTTTGGCTCAGAAAGTTATCGGCTGGGGCTGCAAGCTCTAGTTAGTTACCTGATTAAAAATTAAAAATTTACCGATTGTAGCGATCGGATGAGGGCAGGTTTTAGATGGAAAACCAGCCCTTATATGTTTGGGTTGAATGAAAATTAATCACAACAGTTAGGCAAAGAAGCAAACCAGGAAAAATTTTAAATTACAAATTACAAATTACCAATTACTAACAACTTGAGTTA of Oscillatoria nigro-viridis PCC 7112 contains these proteins:
- the aroQ gene encoding type II 3-dehydroquinate dehydratase, with amino-acid sequence MLNILVLHGPNLNLLGQREPGVYGSATLNDINKLLEREAQALQVQVSIQQSNHEGVLVDAIHSMLGQHQGLLINAGAYTHTSVAIRDAIAAVNIPAVEVHLSNIYRREAFRHHSFIAAVAIGQISGFGSESYRLGLQALVSYLIKN